In Thalassospira marina, the following are encoded in one genomic region:
- a CDS encoding LacI family DNA-binding transcriptional regulator produces MAGKRTGPNLTKIGEALGVSSATVSNALSGKGRVSADLVKKIRKKASDMGYVPSNAGRALRTGRSGVLGLVLPDIANPLFPQIAQAMESAASANGYGVLIADSRGEVTTQTDAIGRLIERGVDGLIVIPRRGTRIGTVGCPVAMVDTPSTPGNTVSADHWHGGEQIAHHLAGLGHKNILLLGNDPASNVQNDRIGGMRAAFPADISCQTIWLEPILRQGGTTASLNLPDLVKNGVTAIATVSDLLALRVLTELQTAGFRVPAQVSVTGFDDLIFSPVVTPALTTVHMDMAQIAKIAVAALISEITGNRDKKPTPASSKKRTVPDTVMADTSRVPMELIIRSSTGPATPDQTPLPNGETL; encoded by the coding sequence ATGGCTGGCAAGCGAACAGGTCCAAATCTAACCAAGATCGGCGAAGCCCTTGGGGTTTCATCGGCAACTGTGTCCAATGCCCTGTCGGGCAAGGGCCGGGTTTCGGCTGATCTAGTAAAGAAAATTCGCAAAAAAGCCAGCGATATGGGCTATGTGCCCAGCAATGCCGGGCGGGCATTACGCACGGGCCGGTCAGGCGTTTTGGGGCTTGTCCTGCCTGATATTGCCAACCCTTTATTCCCGCAAATTGCCCAGGCGATGGAAAGCGCGGCGTCAGCCAATGGTTATGGCGTGCTGATTGCGGATTCCCGCGGTGAAGTCACCACCCAGACCGACGCCATCGGCCGACTGATTGAACGTGGCGTTGACGGGCTTATTGTCATTCCCCGTCGTGGGACGCGCATTGGCACGGTGGGCTGCCCTGTTGCTATGGTCGATACCCCGTCAACACCGGGTAATACCGTTTCGGCCGATCACTGGCATGGCGGCGAACAGATTGCCCATCACCTTGCCGGGCTGGGCCATAAAAACATCCTGCTGCTGGGCAATGACCCGGCATCAAATGTGCAAAATGACCGCATCGGCGGCATGCGCGCGGCCTTCCCCGCCGATATTTCATGCCAGACGATCTGGCTGGAACCTATTTTGCGCCAGGGCGGCACAACGGCATCACTTAACCTGCCGGACCTGGTGAAAAACGGCGTTACCGCAATTGCAACCGTTTCCGACCTGTTGGCACTGCGGGTCCTGACGGAACTGCAAACAGCGGGCTTTCGCGTGCCCGCACAGGTCAGCGTTACGGGTTTTGACGACCTTATCTTTTCGCCCGTCGTCACCCCGGCCCTGACCACTGTCCATATGGATATGGCACAAATTGCCAAAATCGCGGTTGCCGCACTGATTAGCGAAATCACCGGCAACCGGGATAAAAAACCGACACCTGCAAGCTCAAAAAAACGAACGGTCCCCGATACCGTCATGGCTGATACGTCCAGGGTTCCGATGGAACTGATCATTCGGTCTTCCACCGGCCCGGCAACCCCTGACCAAACACCCCTTCCCAATGGAGAGACGTTGTGA
- a CDS encoding ABC transporter substrate-binding protein has translation MKKLLLASCALIASLNAAQADENKLTISVYGFAQDAFKEILYKPFEEKCGCELVVETGNSVERLAKMEANKDHPVVDLAVMTSQDALAAHRKDLTDKIDTSKLENFDKLYDIAKDPNGDGYSLGYTFYTSSIAYRSDKIDLTSWKDLLSDKLAGHVALPNITTSQGPLTLYMLGKAMGDDDTSLKGPIEEVGKHKDDIVTFYVRSSQLVQLMQQEEIWAAPIGRFAWKGFSKMDLPIKWATPKEGQSGGMNVMVLTKGSEHRDLALQFMDFWLSTDIQTKLAEGLVDSPANKDVKVADDIADNLTYGADTVANLHLIPSDVMIDNRDAWLEQWNEKVGQ, from the coding sequence GTGAAAAAACTGCTGCTGGCTTCATGTGCGCTGATCGCATCCCTTAATGCGGCGCAGGCTGACGAAAACAAGCTGACAATTTCGGTTTATGGTTTTGCCCAGGATGCCTTCAAGGAAATCCTGTATAAACCGTTCGAGGAAAAATGCGGCTGCGAACTGGTTGTTGAAACCGGCAATTCGGTTGAGCGTCTCGCCAAGATGGAAGCCAACAAGGATCACCCGGTTGTCGACCTTGCCGTGATGACCTCGCAGGATGCACTTGCGGCCCACCGCAAGGACCTGACCGACAAAATCGATACCAGCAAGCTTGAAAATTTCGACAAGCTTTATGACATCGCCAAAGACCCCAATGGCGATGGTTACAGCCTTGGTTACACCTTCTATACCAGCTCGATTGCCTATCGTTCCGACAAGATCGACCTGACATCCTGGAAGGATCTTCTGTCTGACAAGCTGGCTGGCCATGTTGCCCTGCCCAACATCACCACCAGCCAGGGCCCGCTGACCCTTTATATGCTGGGCAAAGCCATGGGCGATGATGACACCAGCCTGAAAGGCCCGATCGAGGAAGTCGGCAAGCACAAAGACGATATCGTGACTTTTTATGTCCGGTCTTCGCAGCTTGTTCAGCTTATGCAGCAGGAAGAAATCTGGGCGGCACCGATTGGCCGTTTTGCCTGGAAAGGTTTTTCCAAAATGGACCTGCCAATCAAATGGGCCACCCCGAAAGAAGGCCAGTCCGGCGGCATGAATGTGATGGTCCTGACCAAAGGCAGCGAACATCGTGATCTTGCCCTGCAATTTATGGATTTCTGGCTGTCGACCGACATTCAGACCAAACTTGCCGAAGGCCTGGTGGACAGCCCGGCCAACAAGGACGTTAAAGTTGCCGACGACATTGCCGATAACCTGACCTATGGCGCCGATACGGTTGCCAACCTGCACCTGATCCCGTCAGACGTCATGATTGATAATCGCGATGCCTGGCTTGAACAGTGGAACGAAAAAGTCGGCCAGTAA
- a CDS encoding ABC transporter permease: protein MFQNRAEAIALVLPAAVFAGAVFLVPVIILLSEGFHTADGWSIQAYIDFFSHSLNQAVFLRTLKLAAMVTAAAAIIGYAAAFAIVNLPAKGKGRVTGLVVLPLMISPVARTYAWLVILGRTGFVNKALMAVGLSDEPIRFLFTETAVFIGLLQLFLPLMIISLISALENMPRDAVPAARVLGANWLQVFTRVILPLTREGLVIGGTLVFTGSMTAYITPAILGGSKVLMLETLMYQRVTVANDFVSASVIALILIVMAFSANLLLKRLATARNKK, encoded by the coding sequence ATGTTTCAGAACCGGGCCGAAGCCATTGCACTGGTCCTGCCTGCTGCCGTTTTTGCCGGAGCCGTTTTTCTGGTTCCCGTGATTATCCTTTTATCCGAAGGATTCCATACGGCCGATGGCTGGTCTATCCAGGCCTATATCGATTTCTTTTCCCATTCGCTTAATCAGGCGGTGTTTTTACGCACCCTGAAACTGGCCGCAATGGTAACTGCTGCGGCAGCGATTATCGGCTATGCCGCAGCCTTTGCGATTGTGAACCTGCCGGCCAAAGGCAAGGGCCGTGTGACGGGGCTGGTTGTTCTGCCGTTAATGATATCACCGGTCGCGCGTACCTATGCCTGGCTGGTCATTTTGGGGCGCACCGGTTTTGTCAACAAGGCCCTGATGGCCGTTGGCCTGAGCGACGAACCCATCCGCTTCCTGTTTACCGAAACCGCCGTTTTCATTGGCCTGCTGCAACTGTTTTTGCCCCTGATGATCATTTCCCTGATCAGTGCGCTTGAAAACATGCCGCGCGATGCGGTGCCCGCCGCCCGCGTGCTGGGCGCGAACTGGTTGCAGGTGTTTACCCGCGTCATCCTGCCGCTCACCCGCGAAGGGCTGGTTATTGGTGGTACGCTGGTTTTTACCGGCTCCATGACCGCCTATATCACCCCTGCCATTCTGGGCGGGTCCAAGGTTTTGATGCTAGAAACCCTGATGTATCAGCGGGTCACGGTTGCCAATGATTTTGTATCGGCCAGCGTGATTGCGCTGATCCTGATCGTCATGGCCTTTTCGGCAAACCTGCTGCTTAAACGGCTGGCCACGGCGAGGAACAAGAAATGA
- a CDS encoding ABC transporter permease, with amino-acid sequence MTSRLFSPIVLLLVLAFLIGPFAIIIAASLSAGETLAFPPQGLSLRWVFKVFEIESFRQSFGISMFLAIGGTLMALLLGVPASYALSRYKVPGAETIRTIVSSPIIVPGIIVGLALLRYFVVPFNTGILFALFVAHTALILPYAVRVVSASLTNLRSDIEEAAVLLGASRLGAFFRVVLPNIRGGILAAFILGFVTSFNQVPVSLFLSGPGIRTLPIDMLAYMEITYDPSVAALSALLAFMSLGIVFLAERFLGFSRYV; translated from the coding sequence ATGACATCGCGCCTGTTTTCCCCCATTGTTTTGCTGCTGGTACTGGCCTTTTTGATCGGCCCGTTTGCCATTATCATTGCCGCATCCCTTTCCGCTGGTGAAACCCTTGCCTTTCCGCCACAGGGCCTGTCGCTGCGCTGGGTATTCAAGGTTTTTGAAATCGAAAGCTTCCGTCAAAGCTTTGGCATTTCCATGTTTCTTGCCATTGGCGGTACATTGATGGCGCTGTTGCTTGGCGTACCGGCAAGTTATGCATTGTCGCGCTACAAGGTGCCGGGTGCTGAAACCATCCGTACCATTGTGTCCTCGCCCATTATTGTGCCGGGCATTATCGTTGGTCTGGCACTGCTGCGCTATTTTGTGGTGCCGTTTAATACCGGCATTCTTTTTGCGCTGTTTGTCGCCCACACCGCGCTTATTTTGCCCTATGCTGTGCGGGTTGTTTCCGCCAGCCTGACCAATTTGCGGTCCGACATCGAAGAAGCCGCCGTTTTGCTTGGCGCGTCCCGTTTGGGGGCTTTTTTCCGGGTGGTGCTGCCCAATATTCGCGGCGGTATCCTCGCGGCCTTTATTCTGGGTTTTGTCACCAGTTTCAACCAGGTGCCGGTATCGCTGTTTTTATCCGGGCCCGGTATACGCACCCTGCCCATCGATATGCTGGCCTATATGGAAATCACTTACGACCCCTCGGTTGCGGCATTGTCAGCACTGCTGGCTTTCATGTCGCTGGGTATTGTTTTTCTGGCCGAACGTTTCCTAGGATTTTCCCGCTATGTCTGA
- a CDS encoding ABC transporter ATP-binding protein: protein MSDSKFLSLEKLTLSYGKNIAVPEMDLDIGKGELVALLGPSGCGKTTTMRAIAGLLAPSSGTIRLDGADITRTPANKRPVGLVFQSYALFPHLNVYENVAFGLRLMGIKSTDLDSRVKQGLKTVGLEKFTTRKPAELSGGQQQRVSLARSMVMEPKVLLLDEPLSNLDARLRLEMRTELQRVQKESGVTMIFVTHDQVEALAMADRIIVMKDGHIEQIGTPEEIYNHPISDFVADFVGFENVFALENGMLKTGSQHIDLRGTVPPNTMGLAWRPGTITLGSGPHQGQVRGTSFAGGTREYLLDTPLGQIKAECDATLPVHPFGSNVAFDLNVEKAAPLSRFGGL from the coding sequence ATGTCTGATTCAAAATTTCTCAGCCTTGAAAAACTGACACTGTCTTACGGCAAAAATATCGCCGTGCCGGAAATGGATCTGGATATCGGCAAGGGGGAACTGGTGGCATTGCTGGGTCCGTCAGGCTGCGGCAAAACCACGACCATGCGGGCGATTGCTGGTTTGCTGGCCCCGTCATCGGGCACCATTCGCCTGGATGGTGCTGATATTACCAGAACGCCTGCCAACAAACGGCCTGTCGGGCTGGTGTTTCAGTCCTATGCGCTGTTTCCGCACCTTAATGTGTATGAAAACGTTGCCTTTGGCCTGCGCCTGATGGGGATTAAGAGCACTGATCTTGATTCACGGGTCAAACAGGGCCTTAAAACCGTAGGGCTGGAGAAATTCACCACCCGCAAGCCCGCCGAACTTTCCGGTGGGCAACAGCAGCGTGTGTCGCTGGCGCGCTCCATGGTGATGGAACCCAAGGTATTGCTTCTGGATGAACCGTTATCCAACCTGGATGCCCGCCTGCGCCTTGAAATGCGCACCGAATTACAGCGCGTACAAAAGGAAAGCGGTGTAACCATGATATTCGTCACCCATGACCAGGTTGAAGCCCTGGCCATGGCCGACCGCATCATCGTGATGAAAGACGGACATATCGAACAGATCGGCACGCCCGAGGAAATTTATAACCATCCGATTTCGGATTTCGTTGCCGATTTCGTTGGCTTTGAAAATGTTTTTGCCCTGGAAAATGGCATGCTGAAAACCGGCAGCCAGCATATCGACCTGCGCGGCACCGTCCCGCCCAATACCATGGGCCTTGCCTGGCGTCCCGGCACCATCACCCTTGGTTCCGGCCCGCATCAGGGCCAGGTGCGTGGTACATCCTTTGCTGGTGGCACACGCGAATATCTGCTTGATACGCCGCTTGGCCAAATCAAGGCCGAATGTGACGCCACCCTGCCGGTTCACCCGTTTGGCAGTAACGTTGCCTTTGACCTGAATGTTGAAAAAGCAGCACCGCTTTCCCGGTTTGGGGGCCTTTGA
- a CDS encoding nucleoside hydrolase: protein MGIWIDTDMGFDDIAAVLCVSHGGLVIDGMSLVAGNCPLPQVAKNAAAAASLFAWQFPIHMGRTRAILGTLETAERIMGATGMLSAGKTLPDVPLAPAIPAFDALCDWLQKPSAAGEDRHILALGPLGNLAALLLARPEMATKIDQITWMGGAISLGNHTASAEYNAFADPEALAIVLAHNVPFRMVDLDLCRQVQAAPDDVQAIRAAGGKNAALLADLTQGYINIALSRGRAAMALFDPCAAISVVSDDVIEFAPAHITVDLNNGPSRGRTIVDPRPAAPKNGEYAVRVDAVTAREMIFAALQAEAEK from the coding sequence ATGGGAATCTGGATCGATACCGACATGGGCTTTGACGACATTGCCGCCGTGCTGTGCGTTTCCCATGGCGGTCTGGTCATTGATGGCATGTCGCTGGTGGCGGGCAATTGCCCGTTACCTCAGGTGGCAAAAAATGCTGCTGCAGCCGCCAGCCTGTTTGCCTGGCAATTTCCTATTCATATGGGCCGCACACGCGCCATCCTTGGCACCCTGGAAACGGCAGAACGTATTATGGGTGCAACCGGCATGTTATCCGCCGGCAAAACATTGCCCGATGTTCCCCTTGCACCTGCCATCCCGGCCTTTGATGCCCTGTGCGACTGGTTACAAAAGCCATCTGCCGCCGGCGAAGACAGGCATATTCTGGCGCTAGGCCCGCTTGGCAATCTTGCCGCCCTGCTGCTGGCCCGGCCTGAAATGGCCACGAAAATTGACCAGATCACATGGATGGGTGGTGCCATCAGCCTTGGTAACCATACGGCATCGGCCGAATATAATGCCTTTGCCGACCCTGAGGCCCTGGCGATTGTTCTGGCCCATAATGTACCTTTTCGCATGGTCGACCTGGATTTATGCCGCCAGGTGCAGGCCGCGCCCGATGATGTCCAGGCCATTCGCGCGGCCGGGGGCAAAAATGCCGCCCTTTTGGCCGATCTGACACAGGGTTACATCAATATCGCCCTGTCGCGGGGCCGCGCGGCCATGGCCCTGTTTGACCCGTGTGCTGCCATTTCGGTTGTCAGCGATGATGTGATCGAATTTGCCCCGGCCCATATCACCGTTGATTTGAACAACGGCCCGTCACGCGGGCGCACCATTGTTGACCCAAGGCCAGCCGCGCCCAAAAACGGCGAATATGCCGTGCGCGTTGATGCCGTCACCGCGCGTGAAATGATTTTTGCCGCCCTGCAAGCAGAAGCCGAAAAATGA
- a CDS encoding adenine deaminase, which yields MNTRTSEPTDLNDEALRTRAVVCARGDAPFDYLITGGQIVDMVTSEIRAADIGLVGPLIASIHAPGQFIAAQKTIDATGKFITPGLIDSHMHVESSMVTPAIYAQTVVPRGVTTIVWDPHELGNVLGKDGVKWAVDATRNLPLRALVLAPSCVPAAPGLELSGADFDGTAMADILSWPEIAGVAEVMNMRGVINRTDRMTNIMQAGLASGKMVCGHARGLTGADLQAFMVAGVSSDHELTSNEDLLEKLRTGIHVEMRGSHDHLLPGFVKTLNELGFLPQTLSLCTDDVFPDDLAQKGGLDDVVRRLVSYGMPAIWALRAATLNAASRLGRADLGLIAAGKRADIAIFDDLENFVASHVFANGKLAAQNGTLCEPAPAQNSAVLHNTMKIAPLVSDDFRIRVEGNGSKARLATIDQPRFTRWGEITANIGNGFVIPPEETTLIAVAHRHGRADSRPRVGLLTGWGKWRGAVCTTVSHDSHNLTVFGGNAEDMAVAANAVIAAGGGMAVASDGKIDALLPLPLCGLLTDISMGETAQQFAAIRAATDRIVDWNPPYLVFKALFGATLACNVGPHQTDRGIADVISDSVLETPVLEIIP from the coding sequence ATGAACACCAGAACCAGCGAACCCACTGATCTGAATGACGAAGCCCTGCGCACCCGTGCAGTTGTATGCGCACGCGGTGATGCCCCCTTTGATTACCTGATCACCGGTGGGCAGATTGTGGATATGGTCACCAGTGAAATTCGCGCTGCCGATATCGGCCTTGTTGGCCCGCTGATTGCCAGTATCCATGCCCCCGGCCAGTTCATTGCTGCCCAAAAAACCATTGATGCCACCGGCAAGTTCATCACACCGGGCCTGATCGACAGCCACATGCATGTCGAAAGTTCAATGGTCACACCGGCCATTTATGCCCAAACGGTGGTGCCACGTGGTGTGACCACCATTGTCTGGGACCCGCATGAACTGGGCAATGTATTAGGCAAGGATGGGGTAAAATGGGCGGTTGATGCCACACGCAACCTGCCGCTGCGCGCACTTGTGCTGGCACCTTCCTGCGTGCCCGCCGCCCCGGGGCTGGAGCTTTCGGGTGCGGATTTTGACGGTACCGCCATGGCCGATATTTTAAGCTGGCCGGAAATTGCCGGTGTGGCCGAAGTCATGAATATGCGCGGCGTGATCAACCGGACAGATCGCATGACCAATATCATGCAGGCAGGCCTGGCATCGGGCAAAATGGTGTGTGGTCATGCCCGCGGCCTGACCGGGGCCGACCTGCAGGCCTTTATGGTGGCCGGTGTCAGTTCCGATCACGAACTGACATCAAACGAGGATTTGCTGGAAAAATTGCGGACGGGTATCCATGTCGAAATGCGCGGATCACACGACCACCTGTTGCCAGGCTTTGTTAAAACCCTGAACGAGCTTGGATTTTTACCGCAAACGCTTTCACTTTGTACCGATGATGTGTTCCCCGACGATCTGGCGCAAAAAGGCGGGTTAGACGATGTGGTGCGCCGGCTGGTGTCATATGGCATGCCCGCCATTTGGGCATTGCGCGCCGCTACCCTTAATGCCGCATCCCGGTTGGGCCGCGCTGATCTGGGCCTGATTGCCGCGGGCAAACGTGCCGATATCGCAATTTTTGATGATCTGGAAAATTTCGTTGCCAGCCATGTTTTTGCCAATGGCAAACTGGCAGCACAAAATGGAACCCTATGCGAACCGGCCCCAGCCCAAAATAGCGCCGTTTTACACAACACCATGAAAATCGCGCCGCTTGTTAGTGATGATTTCCGCATTCGCGTGGAAGGAAACGGCAGCAAGGCCCGCCTTGCCACCATTGACCAGCCACGCTTTACCCGCTGGGGCGAAATCACGGCCAATATCGGCAACGGTTTTGTCATTCCGCCCGAAGAAACAACGTTAATTGCGGTTGCCCACCGCCATGGCAGGGCCGACAGCCGCCCGCGTGTGGGCCTGCTGACCGGGTGGGGAAAATGGCGCGGCGCAGTTTGCACCACCGTTTCCCATGACAGCCATAATCTGACGGTTTTTGGCGGCAATGCCGAAGATATGGCCGTTGCGGCAAATGCAGTTATTGCTGCAGGCGGCGGCATGGCAGTGGCATCGGATGGTAAAATAGATGCCCTGTTACCGCTGCCTTTATGCGGCTTGCTGACCGATATTTCCATGGGCGAAACCGCCCAACAATTTGCCGCCATCCGTGCAGCAACCGACCGCATTGTCGATTGGAACCCGCCCTATCTGGTGTTCAAGGCACTGTTTGGGGCGACACTTGCCTGCAATGTCGGCCCGCATCAGACAGACCGGGGTATCGCCGATGTCATCAGCGATAGCGTTCTTGAAACGCCGGTTCTGGAAATTATCCCCTGA
- a CDS encoding GNAT family N-acetyltransferase, protein MVEIKQARAADRAGWEALWRENIANFGAPDMGDDVINTLWQRIVDPNHPMQAWLAVENGADGVMDDSQTEGYGEGSKESSRIVGLAHIILHPHTFSVRNVAYLEDFWVSDDQRGKGIGRKMIAALVDAAKQQDWGRLYWLTANDNVAAQRLYDRLADRVDAVLYRIDTA, encoded by the coding sequence ATGGTTGAAATCAAACAGGCCCGTGCCGCCGACCGCGCAGGATGGGAAGCATTATGGCGCGAAAACATTGCCAACTTTGGCGCGCCGGATATGGGTGATGATGTGATCAACACATTATGGCAGCGGATTGTGGACCCAAACCACCCCATGCAGGCCTGGCTTGCCGTTGAAAACGGTGCGGATGGCGTGATGGATGATAGTCAAACGGAAGGTTATGGCGAGGGCAGCAAGGAGAGCAGCAGGATCGTGGGCCTTGCGCATATCATATTGCATCCGCATACCTTCTCAGTGCGCAATGTCGCCTATCTGGAGGATTTCTGGGTATCCGATGATCAGCGCGGCAAGGGCATTGGCCGTAAAATGATTGCAGCCCTGGTGGATGCCGCCAAACAGCAAGATTGGGGGCGGTTATACTGGCTGACCGCCAACGATAACGTCGCGGCCCAGCGCCTGTATGACCGTTTGGCAGACCGCGTTGACGCCGTTTTATACCGGATTGATACCGCCTAA
- a CDS encoding alpha/beta hydrolase family protein, producing MTDKTDPVRFITRTSDGVDISGFEWRPETREGDEPVTRPVVIICAATAVRCRYYARFARYLCQHGFDVLTFDYRGIGESRPKKLRGFRAGWGEWGLFDVEAILQYAQARFPGQPLYAVGHSIGGFALGLAPSSHLLKHVVTVGAQFAYWRDYALQSRRRMFMKWHIFMPVLARSVGYFPGARLGWLEDVPRHVVHDWSRMGPRAENSLSLPLAANRLQQHFAAMQAQLLAIGLTDDPFGTVAAVERLLSYYTGSNRTHLRIAPDDIGVEDIGHFAFFHNRFENSLWPLALGWLQNGTLPDNAPGMVRTPDQEQNHG from the coding sequence ATGACAGATAAAACAGATCCGGTACGTTTTATCACCCGGACATCCGATGGCGTTGATATTTCCGGGTTTGAATGGCGGCCAGAAACCCGTGAAGGTGATGAGCCGGTCACCCGCCCTGTTGTGATCATTTGCGCGGCAACCGCTGTTCGCTGCCGCTATTATGCGCGCTTTGCCCGTTATTTATGCCAGCATGGTTTTGATGTTCTGACATTTGATTATCGCGGCATCGGGGAATCCCGGCCGAAAAAACTGCGCGGTTTTCGCGCGGGCTGGGGCGAATGGGGATTATTCGATGTCGAGGCCATTTTACAATATGCCCAAGCCCGTTTTCCTGGTCAGCCGCTTTATGCCGTTGGCCATTCGATTGGCGGTTTTGCCCTGGGCCTGGCACCATCCAGCCATTTGTTAAAACATGTGGTTACGGTTGGGGCGCAATTTGCCTATTGGCGCGATTACGCATTGCAATCCCGCCGGCGCATGTTCATGAAATGGCATATTTTCATGCCGGTGCTGGCACGATCCGTCGGCTATTTTCCCGGCGCGCGGCTGGGCTGGCTGGAAGATGTGCCAAGGCACGTTGTCCATGACTGGAGCAGGATGGGCCCGCGCGCCGAAAACAGCCTGTCTTTGCCATTGGCAGCAAACCGGCTGCAACAGCATTTTGCGGCCATGCAGGCGCAATTACTGGCAATTGGCTTAACAGATGACCCGTTTGGCACGGTTGCTGCCGTGGAACGGTTATTATCCTATTACACTGGTTCAAATCGCACCCATCTGCGCATAGCGCCAGATGATATTGGTGTGGAGGATATTGGCCATTTCGCCTTTTTCCATAACCGTTTTGAAAACAGTTTATGGCCCCTTGCCCTGGGCTGGTTACAAAATGGCACATTGCCAGATAATGCACCGGGAATGGTGCGAACCCCCGATCAGGAACAGAACCATGGTTGA
- a CDS encoding RBBP9/YdeN family alpha/beta hydrolase, whose translation MQHPIVVLPGIGGSGENHWQSLWERRWKNENANIVRFAPPDWNQPKLEDWLLALDQAITDIGKPSVLVAHSLSCLLVAHWAHWRGQLAAQLVRAAFLVAVPDPDGSAFPPQAQTFKAVPRNPLPFPALVVCSTNDPYGTVDYAKSCAQSWQADCVAAGALGHINGASNIGDWPQGQALFASFCAALA comes from the coding sequence ATGCAACACCCCATTGTGGTCCTGCCCGGTATTGGTGGGTCTGGCGAAAATCACTGGCAAAGCCTATGGGAACGCCGCTGGAAAAACGAAAATGCCAATATTGTGCGTTTCGCCCCGCCAGACTGGAACCAGCCAAAGCTGGAGGACTGGCTTCTGGCGCTCGATCAGGCAATCACGGATATTGGAAAACCGTCGGTATTGGTTGCACACAGCCTGTCATGCCTGCTTGTGGCACATTGGGCGCATTGGCGGGGCCAACTTGCCGCCCAATTGGTGCGTGCGGCCTTTCTCGTTGCGGTGCCCGACCCGGATGGATCCGCCTTTCCCCCACAGGCCCAAACATTCAAGGCGGTGCCGCGCAATCCATTGCCGTTTCCTGCACTGGTGGTATGCAGCACCAATGACCCCTATGGCACGGTTGATTATGCCAAATCCTGCGCGCAAAGCTGGCAGGCCGATTGTGTGGCGGCAGGGGCGTTGGGGCATATAAACGGTGCCAGCAATATCGGTGATTGGCCACAGGGACAGGCACTGTTTGCATCGTTTTGCGCGGCGTTGGCTTAA